The following is a genomic window from Actinomadura sp. WMMB 499.
TAGATCACGTCCTACCAAGCATCTCTTCGTCACCGGCGGTGTCGCCTCCAGCCTCGGCAAGGGTCTGACGGCGTCCAGCCTGGGCCGGCTTCTCACCCTCCGCGGCCTCCGGGTCACCATGCAGAAGCTCGACCCCTACCTCAACGTCGACCCCGGCACGATGAACCCGTTCCAGCACGGCGAGGTCTTCGTCACCGACGACGGCGCCGAGACCGACCTCGACATCGGCCACTACGAGCGCTTCCTGGACACCGACCTGCACGGCTCGGCGAACGTCACCACCGGCCAGGTCTACTCGAACGTCATCGCCAAGGAGCGGCGCGGCGAGTACCTGGGCGACACCGTGCAAGTCATCCCGCACATCACCAACGAGATCAAGGACCGCATCCGCGGGATGGCCGACGGCTCGGACGGCGCCGAGGTCGACGTCGTGATCACCGAGGTGGGCGGGACCGTCGGCGACATCGAGTCGCAGCCGTTCCTGGAGGCGGTCCGGCAGATCCGGCACGAGATCGGCCGCGAGAACTGCTTCTTCCTGCACGTCTCGCTGCTGCCCTACATCGGCCCGTCCGGGGAGCTGAAGACCAAGCCGACGCAGCACTCGGTGGCCGCGCTGCGCTCCATCGGCATCCAGCCCGACGCGATCGTGTGCCGCTCCGACCGGCCGATCACCGACGGGCTCAAGGACAAGATCGGCATGATGTGCGACGTGGAACGCGACGCCGTCGTGTCCGCCGTCGACGCCGCCAGCATCTACGACATCCCGAAGGTGCTGCACTCCGAGGGCCTGGACGCCTACGTCGTCCGCCGCCTCGACCTGCCGTTCCGCGACGTCGACTGGGGCGCGTGGGACGAGCTGCTGCGCCGCGTCCACCGGCCCGCCCACGACGTGACGATCGCGCTCGTCGGCAAGTACATCGACCTGCCCGACGCGTACCTGTCGGTCACCGAGGCGCTGCGGCACGGCGGGTTCGGCAACGACGCCAAGGTCCGCATCCGCTGGGTCAAGAGCGACGACTGCGAGACGCCCGAAGGCGCCAAGCGCGAGCTGGACGGCGTCGACGGCGTGCTGATCCCGGGCGGGTTCGGCGTCCGCGGCATCGAGGGCAAGCTCGGCGCCGTCCGGCACGCCCGCGAGAACGGCGTCCCGCTGCTCGGCATCTGCCTCGGCCTCCAGTGCATGGTGATCGAGGCGGCCCGCGAGCTGGCCGGGATCCCCGGCGCCGGCAGCGCCGAGTTCGACGCGACCACCGCCGACCCCGTCGTGGCGACGATGGCCGACCAGCTCGACGTCGTCGCCGGCGAGCGCGACATGGGCGGCACGATGCGGCTCGGGCTCTACCCCGCCGACCTCGCCGAGGACTCGATCGTCCGCGAGCTGTACGCGGAGTCGAAGGTCGCCGAACGGCACCGGCACCGCTACGAGGTCAACAACGACTACCGCGACCGGCTCGTCGAGGCGGGGCTGCGGTTCAGCGGCCTGTCGCCCGACGGGCGGCTCGTCGAGTACGTCGAGCTGCCCCGCGACCGGCACCCGTTCTTCGTCGGCACGCAGGCGCACCCGGAGTTCCGCTCCCGGCCGACCCGCCCGCACCCCCTGTTCACCGGCCTGATCGCCGCCGCGATCGGCTACGCCGGGGAGCACGGCCGGGGCCGGGCGCCCGGCGCCGTGGCCGCGTCGTGAGCGGGCTCGGACCGGACGACGTCCGCGACCGCCCCGAACGCTGGCGCGTCGTCGGGGCCAGCACCCCCTTCGAGGGGCACGTGTTCAACGTCCGGCGCGACCGGGTGGAGATGCCGCGCGGCGACGGCAGCGAGGTCGTCGGACGGGACGTCATCGAGCACCCCGGCTCCGTCGGCATCATCGCCCTCGACGACCGCGACAGGGTCCTGCTCGTCCGCCAGTACCGGCACCCGGTCGGGCGGCTGCTGTGGGAGGCGCCCGCCGGGCTGCGGGACGTGGCGGGGGAGCCGCTGCACGAGCTCGCGCGGCGGGAACTGCTGGAGGAGGCCGGGTACCGGGCCGAGCGCTGGGACACCCTCGCCGACGTGTACCCCTCGTCCGGCATGTCGGACGAGCGGGTCCGGCTGTTCCTCGCCCGCGACCTCACCGAGGTCCCCGCCGACGAGATCGACTTCGAGCGGATCCACGAGGAGGCCGACATGCCCGTCGTGTGGGTCCCGCTCGACGAGGCGGTCCGCAAGGTCCTCGCCGGCGAGGTGCACAACATGATCGCCGTGACCGGCGTCCTCGCCGCGCACGCCGCCCGCGCCGCCGGGTTCGCGGGGCTGCGGCCCCTCGACGCGCCCGAGGACTGAGCCCGATCGGCGCCCCCTCGCCCCGCGCGAGGGGGCATGATGGGCTCGTCCCCATCGGCCGGCGCCGGGCGGATCGGCCGCGCCGCGCGCCGGACCGACCGCCGGAAGAGGTGCCGCACTGTCCCCGAGCACGACCCGCCGCAGCGCCGGACGGCCCCCGGCCGAGCCCGCGGACACGGACGCGTCCGCCGGCACGGAGACCGGCGCGGACGCCGGCGCGCCGGCGACCCCGCTGGCCGCGCTCGCCGACACCTACCTGGGGCATCTCGCCGTCGAACGCGGCCTGGCCGCCAACACCCTGAGCGCCTACCGCCGCGACCTCGCCCGGTACCTGCGGGTGATGCGGCTGATGGGCCGCACCGCGATCGACGAGATCACCGAGCACGACGTCCGCGGCTTCCTGCTCGTCCTGCGCGAGGGCGACCCCGACCACCCGCCGCTGTCGGCCGGCTCGGCGGCGCGCGCGCTCGTCGCCGTCCGCGGCCTGCACCGGTTCGCGCTGCGCGAGGGCCACGCCCCCGACGACCCCGCGCACGGCGTCAAGCCGCCGACGCCGCCGCGCCGGCTCCCCAAGGCGATCTCCGTACAGGACGTCGAGCGGTTGCTCGCGGCGGCGTCCGGCTGGTCCGCCGCGGACGCCCGCACGGCGCGCGGCCTGCGCGACCGCGCCCTGCTCGAGCTGCTGTACGGGTCGGGCGCCCGGATCTCCGAGGCCGTCGGGCTGGACGTCGACGACCTCGACCTCGCCGAAGGAGTCGCCCGCGTCGCCGGGAAGGGCGGCAAGGACCGCGTGGTCCCCGTCGGCGACTACGCCGCCCGCGCCGTGGACGCCTACCTGGTGCGGGCCCGTCCCGAACTGGCCGGAGCCGGGCGGGGCGGCCCCGCCCTGTTCCTGAACGCGCGCGGCGGGCGCCTGTCGCGGCAGGGCGCGTGGATGGTGCTGCGCGCCGCCGCCGAGCGCGCCCAGCTGTCGGACGTCTCCCCGCACACCCTCCGGCACTCCTTCGCGACCCACCTGCTGGACGGCGGAGCGGACGTGCGCGTCGTGCAGGAGTTGCTGGGGCACGCCTCGGTGACCACCACGCAGGTCTACACTCTGGTCACGGTGCAGCTCCTGCGCGAGGTCTACGCCACCTCGCATCCCCGTGCACGGAGTTCCCGATCCGGTGCCTGACCGGCCGCTTGACCGGGCGGGAATCGGCGGTGACGCGGCGCCGACAAATACCGACGATCGGCGCGCGTCGCCTTGTGAGGGCATGGTAGGGGGCCATAGAGTCCCCGTTCTGGACGGCATTTCCGGCCGCCGGGGAGGGATCTGGTGACCAGCACGAACGGTGCGGATGGAGGCCTCTCCTCCGCCACCATAGAGACCGATCCGAGTCGGGCCCTCGGCCCGACTCAGCGACCCGTGCCCGATTTTCCGGAACCTGTGATCCCGGCCGAGCACGGACCCGCGCGCATCGTCGCCATCTGCAACCAGAAGGGCGGCGTAGGCAAGACCACGACGACCATAAATCTGGGTGCCGCGCTCGCCGAGTTCGGCCGCCGCATCCTGCTCGTGGACTTCGATCCGCAGGGCGCGCTGTCGGTCGGCCTCGGCAAGGGCGATCCGCGCCAGCTCGACGTGACGATCCACAACCTGCTGCTCGAGGCCGACACCGAGTGGGACGACGTGGTCATCGAGACGAGCGTCGAGGGCATGGACCTGCTGCCGAGCAACATCGACCTGTCCGGGGCGGAAGTGCAGCTCGTCCACGAGGTGGGGCGCGAGTACATCCTGCAGCAGGCGCTGAAGTCGGCCCGCCCGCACTACGACTACATCCTGATCGACTGCCAGCCGTCCCTCGGCCTGCTCACGATCAACGCGCTGGCGGCCAGCGAGGGCGTGCTGATCCCGCTCGAATGCGAGTACTTCGCGATGCGCGGGGTCGCGCTGCTGATGGAGACGATCGAAAAGGTGCAGGGCCGGATCAATCCGGAACTGGTCATCGACGGCGTCCTCGGGACGATGTACGACTCGCGCACCCTGCACACCCGCGAGGTGCTCGGGCGCATCGTCGAGGCGTTCGGCGAGAAGGTGTTCCACACGGTCATCAACCGGACCGTGCGCTTCCCCGACGCGACCGTCGCGGGCGAGCCGATCACCTTCTTCGACCCCAACTCGATGGGCGCGAACGCCTACCGCTCGCTGGCGCGCGAGGTCCTCGCCCATTGGGCGGCCTAGCCCGTCCCGACCCCCGGAACGCCAAATGAATCAGCATGGGCCGCCGTTGGGGCCGCAGCCGTCCCGGCCCGGAGGTTCGGTGCCGGGGCTCGTGATCGCGGCCATGGTGATCGCGGCCCTGATCGTGGTCGCGGTGGGCGCGTTCGCGGTCTACCTGCTGACGCGCCCCGTCACCGCCGTCCACGAGGGGATGGGGCCGGCCGAGCACGGCGCGAGCGACCCCGTGCACCTGCGGATGCCGCTGGAGTTCGCGCCGGTCGCCGACGAGTCGCGGGGCCGCCCGTGCCCGCCCGGCTTCCTGCCCGAGAACGCCACCGGCGGCTGCCTGCTGCTGGACCCCGGCGGGTTCAGGGTCGCGCGCGTCGAGCAGATCGAAGCGGTCATCGCGGAGTCGTCCGGCTCCTGGGCCATCGAGATCAAGCTCACCGGGAACGACGCGGACGCCTTCGCCCGGCTGACCGAGAAGGTCGCCGCGGCACCGGCGGGAACGCCCGGCCAGCGGATCGCCATCGTGGTCGGTGAGGAGATCGTCTCCGCCCCGGCGGTGATGCAGCCCATCACCGGCGGCGAGGTCATGATCAGCGGGGACTTCACCAAGGCCGACGTCGACGCCCTCGTCGACCGGATCACCGGGGGCTGACCGCCGACGCGGCCCGTCCCGTCCCGCCCGCCTCGCGTTCCGGGCCCGCGCACCCTCGCGGGCATGGGACGATGTGGCCGGTGGACGGCGCGCCGGTGAACGGCGTGCGGGCGTGGCGGAACGGGGGGAGGAGCGGGTGGGCTCCGCTACGGTGAGCGACGTGGAGGAGACGCCCCCGGAACCGCCGTCGCCGGAATCGGGAGACCCGGAACCGGAGCCCGCGGCGGAGGCCTCCGCCGAGGCCGCCGCGGAGGGCGGCTTCCACGTTCACCTGGACAACTTCGACGGGCCGTTCGACCTGCTGCTCGGGCTGATCTCCAAGCACAAGCTGGACATCACCGAGGTCTCCCTCCACAAGGTCACCGACGACTTCATCGCGCACATCCGCTCCCACGGCCAGGACTGGGACCTGGACCAGGCCAGCCACTTCCTGCTGATCGCCGCGACCCTGCTGGACCTCAAGGCGGCGCGGCTGCTGCCGTCCGGGGAGGTCGACGACGAGGAGGACCTCGCGCTGCTGGAGGCCCGCGACCTGCTGTTCGCGCGGCTGCTGCAGTACCGCGCGTACAAGGAGGTCGCGCAGGTCCTCGCCGCGCGGATCGCCGAGCACGGCCGCCGCTACCCCCGGCTGGTCCCGATGGAGCCGCGGTTCGCGAACCTGCTGCCCGAGGTGCTGCTCGGCCTCGGCCCGGACGAGTTCGCCCGGCTCGCCGCCCGCGCGATGACGCCCAAGGCGCCGCCGTCGGTGTCGGTCGAGCACATGTACCAGCCGAAGGCGAGCGTCAAGGAGCAGGCGGAGATCGTCGTGGCGATGCTGCGGCGGCTGCGCGACACGACGTTCCGCGTCCTGGCCGCCGACGCCGACGGCACCTACGAGGTCGTCGCGCGGTTCCTGGCGCTGCTGGAGCTGTACCGGGAGCAGGCCGTGGCGTTCCGGCAGGACGAGCCGCTCGGCGAGCTGCACGTCGCCTGGACCGGCACCGACGAGGGCGACGTCGCGGTCGGCGACGACTACGAGGGCGCGCCGAAGGCCGACGGGGAACGCGACGGGGAGAGCGCCGAGCCGTCCGGGAGCGAGTCCAGCGAAGGCGCGCCCGACGGTGCGCCCGACGGTGCCTCCGACGACGGTGCGTCCGACGACGATGAGGGGGGACGATGACCCAGGAGCCGATCACCGACGAGCCCGCCGGCCCGCTCGACGACCCGGACGGCCCGACCCTGCACGCCGCGATCGAGGCGATCCTGCTGGTCGTCGACGAGCCGGTCGCCGAGCTCACGCTCGCGGAGCTGTTGGAGCGGCCCCGCCCGCAGATCGCGGCGGCCGTCCGGGAGCTGGCGGCGGAATACACCGCGCAGCGCCGGGGGTTCGACCTCAGGGAGGTCGCCGGCGGCTGGCGGTTCTACACCCGGGACGTGTGCGCCCCGGTCGTGGAGCGGTTCGTGACGGACGGACGGCAGGCGCGGCTCACCCAGGCCGCGCTCGAGACCCTCGCCGTCGTGGCCTACCGGCAGCCGGTGAGCCGGGCGCGGGTGTCGGCGATCCGCGGGGTCAACAGCGACGGCGTGATGCGGACGCTCGCGCTGCGCGGCCTCATCGAGGACGCCGGGCAGGACCCGTCGTCGCAGGCGCACCTCTACCGCACCACCGGGTACTTCCTGGAGCGGCTGGGGCTGCGTGACCTCGACGAGCTCCCCGAGCTGGCCCCCTACCTGCCCGACGAGCTGCCCGACGAGATGATCGACGGCTGACGAGATGATCGAGGAAACGTGAGCGAGAACGAAGGCGTGCGGCTGCAGAAGGTCCTGGCGGAGGCCGGGATCGGCAGCCGCCGCCACTGCGAGGACCTGATCGGCGAGGGCCGTGTCACCGTGAACGGCAAGAAGGTGTTCCGGTTCGGCGAGCGCGTCGACCCGCACCGCGCCGTCATCCATGTGGACGGCCGGCGGGTCGAGACCCGCTCCGAGATGCGGTACTACATGATCAACAAGCCACGCGGCGTGGTCAGCACGATGTCGGACGAGCGGGGCCGCAAGTCCCTCGCGGACTTCGTCGAGGTGCCCGAGCGGCTCTTCCACGTCGGTCGCCTCGACACCGACACCGAGGGGCTGATCCTCCTCACCAACGACGGGGAGCTGTCGCACCGGCTGACCCACCCCAGCTACGGCGTGAACAAGACCTACCTCGCCGAGATCCACGGCCCGATCCCGCGCGACCTCGGCCGGCGGCTGAAGGCCGGGGTGACGCTGGACGACGGCCCCGCCAAGGCCGACGGGTTCCGCATCTTCGATCAGGTCGGCCGCCGCGTGCTCGTGGAGATCACCCTGCACGAGGGGCGCAAGCACATCGTGCGGCGGCTGCTGAAGGAGGCCGGATTCCCGGTGCAGCAGCTGGCCCGCGTAGAGTTCGGGCCGATCAAGCTGGGGCAGCTGAAGCCGGGCGGGATGCGCGCGCTGACCGTGCGGGAGGTCGGCGAACTGTACAAGGCCGTCGGGCTGTAGCCGCGGGCGGACGACGACGAGGGGATGGCAAGTGGCGGTACGCGCGGTCCGCGGGGCGACGCAGATCGACGCCGACGACCGGGAGCAGATCCTGGCGGCGACGACGGAGCTCGTCAGCGAGGTGATGGGCCGCAACGGGCTCACCACCGACGACGTCATCAGCGTGATCTTCACGGTGACGCCGGACATCACGGCCGAGTTCCCGGCGCTCGCCGCGCGCAAGCTCGGCTTCCACGAGGTGCCGCTGCTGTGCGCGACGGAGATCGGCGTGCCGCATGCCCTGCCGCTGGTAATCCGGCTGATGGCGCACATCGAGACGGACCGCCCCCGCTCGGACGTCCAGCACGTGTACCTGCGCGGGGCGACGGCCCTCCGGCTGGACATAGCACAGTAGAACGCGCGGAAGCGAATAGGGTGACGGCGTGAACGACGAACTGGCGGGCCTCCGCATCACCGTGGTCGGGACGGGGCTGATCGGCACCTCGATCGCCCTGGCCGCCCGGGAGCGGGGCGCGCGGGTCCTGCTGACCGACCGGGACGCGGCGGCGCTGGAGCTCGCCGTCGAACTCGGCGCCGGGGAGGCGCTGCCGGACGGCGCCCCGGCCGGCCCGGCGGACCTGGCCGTCCTCGCCGTGCCGCCCGCCGCCGTGGCGGTGACGCTGCTGGACGCGCAGAAGCGCGGCCTCGCGTCGGTCTACACCGACGTGGCCAGCGTGAAGGCGCTGCCGCTGGCGCAGGCGGCCGAGCTCGGCTGCGACATGTCGGTGTTCGTGCCGGGCCATCCCCTCGCGGGCAGCGAGCGGTCCGGGCCGGGCGCCGCGCGCGCGGACCTGTTCCTCGGCCGTCCGTGGGCGCTGACGCCCGGGCCGGAGGCCGATCCGGACGCCGTCGAGCGGGTCGCCGCGGTGGCGCGGGCCTGCGGCGGGATGCCCGTCACGGTGGACGCGGCCGAGCACGACCGGGCGGTAGCGCTGGTCTCGCACGGCCCGCACGTGGTGTCGGCCGCGGTCGCGGCCCGGCTGACCGGTGCCGACGACACGGCGCTGGGCCTCGCGGGGCAGGGCGTCCGGGACGTCACCCGGATCGCCGCCGGCGACCCGAGGCTGTGGATCGGGATCCTCGCGGCGAACGCGCAGCCGGTCGCGGACGTCCTGGAGGGCGTCGCCACCGATCTCGCGGTGGCCGCCTCGCTGCTGCGCGACGGCAGCGAGGGCGCCGCCGCGCACGTCGCCGACCTGCTGCTGCGGGGGAACGCGGGCCGGTCCCGCATCCCGGGCAAGCACGGCGGCGGCCAGTCCGCGTACACGCCCGTCCAGGTGGTGATCCCGGACCGTCCCGGCGAGCTGGCGATGGTGTTCCAGGCGGCGGGGGTGGCCGGGGTCAACATCGAGGACGTGACGATCGAGCATTCGCCGGGACGGCCGCTGGGCGTGCTGGAGCTGTCGGTGGCCCCCGAGGCGGCGGACCGGCTCGCCGA
Proteins encoded in this region:
- a CDS encoding prephenate dehydrogenase, with protein sequence MNDELAGLRITVVGTGLIGTSIALAARERGARVLLTDRDAAALELAVELGAGEALPDGAPAGPADLAVLAVPPAAVAVTLLDAQKRGLASVYTDVASVKALPLAQAAELGCDMSVFVPGHPLAGSERSGPGAARADLFLGRPWALTPGPEADPDAVERVAAVARACGGMPVTVDAAEHDRAVALVSHGPHVVSAAVAARLTGADDTALGLAGQGVRDVTRIAAGDPRLWIGILAANAQPVADVLEGVATDLAVAASLLRDGSEGAAAHVADLLLRGNAGRSRIPGKHGGGQSAYTPVQVVIPDRPGELAMVFQAAGVAGVNIEDVTIEHSPGRPLGVLELSVAPEAADRLADELRARGWSVPGRPTEA
- the scpB gene encoding SMC-Scp complex subunit ScpB gives rise to the protein MTQEPITDEPAGPLDDPDGPTLHAAIEAILLVVDEPVAELTLAELLERPRPQIAAAVRELAAEYTAQRRGFDLREVAGGWRFYTRDVCAPVVERFVTDGRQARLTQAALETLAVVAYRQPVSRARVSAIRGVNSDGVMRTLALRGLIEDAGQDPSSQAHLYRTTGYFLERLGLRDLDELPELAPYLPDELPDEMIDG
- the xerD gene encoding site-specific tyrosine recombinase XerD yields the protein MAALADTYLGHLAVERGLAANTLSAYRRDLARYLRVMRLMGRTAIDEITEHDVRGFLLVLREGDPDHPPLSAGSAARALVAVRGLHRFALREGHAPDDPAHGVKPPTPPRRLPKAISVQDVERLLAAASGWSAADARTARGLRDRALLELLYGSGARISEAVGLDVDDLDLAEGVARVAGKGGKDRVVPVGDYAARAVDAYLVRARPELAGAGRGGPALFLNARGGRLSRQGAWMVLRAAAERAQLSDVSPHTLRHSFATHLLDGGADVRVVQELLGHASVTTTQVYTLVTVQLLREVYATSHPRARSSRSGA
- a CDS encoding ParA family protein, with protein sequence MPDFPEPVIPAEHGPARIVAICNQKGGVGKTTTTINLGAALAEFGRRILLVDFDPQGALSVGLGKGDPRQLDVTIHNLLLEADTEWDDVVIETSVEGMDLLPSNIDLSGAEVQLVHEVGREYILQQALKSARPHYDYILIDCQPSLGLLTINALAASEGVLIPLECEYFAMRGVALLMETIEKVQGRINPELVIDGVLGTMYDSRTLHTREVLGRIVEAFGEKVFHTVINRTVRFPDATVAGEPITFFDPNSMGANAYRSLAREVLAHWAA
- a CDS encoding ScpA family protein; translated protein: MDNFDGPFDLLLGLISKHKLDITEVSLHKVTDDFIAHIRSHGQDWDLDQASHFLLIAATLLDLKAARLLPSGEVDDEEDLALLEARDLLFARLLQYRAYKEVAQVLAARIAEHGRRYPRLVPMEPRFANLLPEVLLGLGPDEFARLAARAMTPKAPPSVSVEHMYQPKASVKEQAEIVVAMLRRLRDTTFRVLAADADGTYEVVARFLALLELYREQAVAFRQDEPLGELHVAWTGTDEGDVAVGDDYEGAPKADGERDGESAEPSGSESSEGAPDGAPDGASDDGASDDDEGGR
- a CDS encoding NUDIX hydrolase, which encodes MSGLGPDDVRDRPERWRVVGASTPFEGHVFNVRRDRVEMPRGDGSEVVGRDVIEHPGSVGIIALDDRDRVLLVRQYRHPVGRLLWEAPAGLRDVAGEPLHELARRELLEEAGYRAERWDTLADVYPSSGMSDERVRLFLARDLTEVPADEIDFERIHEEADMPVVWVPLDEAVRKVLAGEVHNMIAVTGVLAAHAARAAGFAGLRPLDAPED
- a CDS encoding CTP synthase; this encodes MPSAATGRSRPTKHLFVTGGVASSLGKGLTASSLGRLLTLRGLRVTMQKLDPYLNVDPGTMNPFQHGEVFVTDDGAETDLDIGHYERFLDTDLHGSANVTTGQVYSNVIAKERRGEYLGDTVQVIPHITNEIKDRIRGMADGSDGAEVDVVITEVGGTVGDIESQPFLEAVRQIRHEIGRENCFFLHVSLLPYIGPSGELKTKPTQHSVAALRSIGIQPDAIVCRSDRPITDGLKDKIGMMCDVERDAVVSAVDAASIYDIPKVLHSEGLDAYVVRRLDLPFRDVDWGAWDELLRRVHRPAHDVTIALVGKYIDLPDAYLSVTEALRHGGFGNDAKVRIRWVKSDDCETPEGAKRELDGVDGVLIPGGFGVRGIEGKLGAVRHARENGVPLLGICLGLQCMVIEAARELAGIPGAGSAEFDATTADPVVATMADQLDVVAGERDMGGTMRLGLYPADLAEDSIVRELYAESKVAERHRHRYEVNNDYRDRLVEAGLRFSGLSPDGRLVEYVELPRDRHPFFVGTQAHPEFRSRPTRPHPLFTGLIAAAIGYAGEHGRGRAPGAVAAS
- the aroH gene encoding chorismate mutase, whose amino-acid sequence is MAVRAVRGATQIDADDREQILAATTELVSEVMGRNGLTTDDVISVIFTVTPDITAEFPALAARKLGFHEVPLLCATEIGVPHALPLVIRLMAHIETDRPRSDVQHVYLRGATALRLDIAQ
- a CDS encoding pseudouridine synthase, with the protein product MSENEGVRLQKVLAEAGIGSRRHCEDLIGEGRVTVNGKKVFRFGERVDPHRAVIHVDGRRVETRSEMRYYMINKPRGVVSTMSDERGRKSLADFVEVPERLFHVGRLDTDTEGLILLTNDGELSHRLTHPSYGVNKTYLAEIHGPIPRDLGRRLKAGVTLDDGPAKADGFRIFDQVGRRVLVEITLHEGRKHIVRRLLKEAGFPVQQLARVEFGPIKLGQLKPGGMRALTVREVGELYKAVGL